A genomic stretch from Astatotilapia calliptera chromosome 4, fAstCal1.2, whole genome shotgun sequence includes:
- the tom1 gene encoding target of Myb1 membrane trafficking protein isoform X1 has protein sequence MEFLMGNPFSTPVGQRIERATSSSLPSEDWELNMEICDIINSSEEGPKDALRAIKKRIVGNKNFKEVMLTLTVLETCMKNCGYRFHILVTTRDFIEGFLVRSIIPRNNPPQILHDRVLGIIQAWADAFRSSPDLTGVVSVYEDLRRKGLEFPANQLEGYTPPEAPKKTLPGNGPAVTTLPAVLLSSKPLIPPQTSDLKLALEGNNALTHSQVKKLKAELGVVRSNLTMMSDLMSQLDPVTVKQADMELLELYTVCKEMQDRIVKIVPRLSEEKLIEELLATNDEMNTAFNRYHRFERRITNGQNAEQKGHTYVNLTELDLKTDSQSEAASVTNDSSMSFPKSDSLSSQMAKLSTSESDDTLSQKINVSTQQRPRDGSGVVVDGLAQARDSKLQNTEPDGSPASTRSSSPKLDWMIKRGMIPITQSSVMDDIEKWLALDDEYDDFEDSDGVTSEEFDRFLAERAKAAERLPSLRASSQDNSES, from the exons ATGGAGTTTTTAATGGGGAATCCGTTCAGCACGCCCGTGGGACAGCGCATCG AGCGTGCGACCAGCTCCAGCCTGCCATCTGAAGACTGGGAACTCAACATGGAAATCTGTGACATAATCAACAGCTCAGAGGAAGG GCCCAAAGATGCACTCAGAGCCATTAAAAAAAGGATTGTGGGGAATAAGAACTTCAAGGAGGTTATGCTAACGCTGACT GTCCTCGAGACCTGCATGAAGAACTGCGGCTACAGATTTCACATCCTGGTTACAACGCGCGATTTCATAGAAGGGTTTCTGGTGCGGTCGATTATCCCGAGGAACAACCCTCCACAAATCCTACATGACAGAGTGCTTGGCATCATACAG GCGTGGGCCGATGCATTCCGCAGCTCACCCGACCTGACGGGTGTAGTATCGGTCTACGAAGACCTGCGAAGGAAAGGACTCGAGTTCCCCGCCAATCAGCTGGAAGGTTACACACCACCCGAAGCCCCGAAAAAG ACTTTACCTGGCAATGGGCCTGCTGTTACTACTCTGCCTGCTGTACTCCTGTCTTCCAAACCGCTCATCCCACCTCAGACCTCTGATCTAAAACTGGCCCTTGAGGGAAACAATGCCTTGACTCACAGCCAG GTGAAGAAGCTAAAGGCAGAGCTAGGAGTGGTGCGCAGCAACCTGACTATGATGTCAGATTTGATGAGTCAACTAGATCCAGTTACGGTAAAACAAGCAGACATGGAGCTGCTGGAg TTATACACAGTATGTAAAGAAATGCAAGACAGGATAGTGAAGATAGTCCCCAGACTCAGCGAGGAGAAGCTGATCGAAGAGTTATTAGCAACTAACGATGAAATGAACACCGCCTTCAATCGCTACCACAG GTTTGAACGACGAATAACAAACGGTCAGAACGCAGAGCAGAAG GGCCACACCTATGTCAACTTAACAGAGCTAGACTTGAAGactgacagccaatcagaggctgCTTCAGTTACCAATGACAGCTCAATGAGTTTTCCAAAATCTGACAGTTTGTCCAGTCAGATGGCAAAACTTA GTACAAGTGAATCAGATGACACTTtatcacagaaaataaatgtgtCAACTCAACAAAGACCAAG AGACGGGAGCGGAGTTGTGGTGGACGGTCTTGCTCAAGCTCGGGACAGCAAACTACAAAACACTGAACCT GATGGCAGTCCAGCTTCCACTCGCAGCTCTTCACCAAAGTTAGATTGGATGATTAAAAGGGGAATG atTCCTATCACCCAGTCCAGTGTAATGGATGATATTGAGAAATGGCTTGCTTTGGATGATGAG TATGATGACTTTGAGGACTCCGATGGTGTGACCAGTGAAG AGTTCGACAGGTTTCTGGCAGAGAGAGCGAAAGCGGCCGAGCGTCTGCCGTCCCTGAGAGCTTCCTCGCAAGACAACTCAGAGTCTTAA
- the tom1 gene encoding target of Myb1 membrane trafficking protein isoform X3: MEFLMGNPFSTPVGQRIERATSSSLPSEDWELNMEICDIINSSEEGPKDALRAIKKRIVGNKNFKEVMLTLTVLETCMKNCGYRFHILVTTRDFIEGFLVRSIIPRNNPPQILHDRVLGIIQAWADAFRSSPDLTGVVSVYEDLRRKGLEFPANQLEGYTPPEAPKKVKKLKAELGVVRSNLTMMSDLMSQLDPVTVKQADMELLEQLYTVCKEMQDRIVKIVPRLSEEKLIEELLATNDEMNTAFNRYHRFERRITNGQNAEQKGHTYVNLTELDLKTDSQSEAASVTNDSSMSFPKSDSLSSQMAKLSTSESDDTLSQKINVSTQQRPRDGSGVVVDGLAQARDSKLQNTEPDGSPASTRSSSPKLDWMIKRGMIPITQSSVMDDIEKWLALDDEYDDFEDSDGVTSEEFDRFLAERAKAAERLPSLRASSQDNSES, from the exons ATGGAGTTTTTAATGGGGAATCCGTTCAGCACGCCCGTGGGACAGCGCATCG AGCGTGCGACCAGCTCCAGCCTGCCATCTGAAGACTGGGAACTCAACATGGAAATCTGTGACATAATCAACAGCTCAGAGGAAGG GCCCAAAGATGCACTCAGAGCCATTAAAAAAAGGATTGTGGGGAATAAGAACTTCAAGGAGGTTATGCTAACGCTGACT GTCCTCGAGACCTGCATGAAGAACTGCGGCTACAGATTTCACATCCTGGTTACAACGCGCGATTTCATAGAAGGGTTTCTGGTGCGGTCGATTATCCCGAGGAACAACCCTCCACAAATCCTACATGACAGAGTGCTTGGCATCATACAG GCGTGGGCCGATGCATTCCGCAGCTCACCCGACCTGACGGGTGTAGTATCGGTCTACGAAGACCTGCGAAGGAAAGGACTCGAGTTCCCCGCCAATCAGCTGGAAGGTTACACACCACCCGAAGCCCCGAAAAAG GTGAAGAAGCTAAAGGCAGAGCTAGGAGTGGTGCGCAGCAACCTGACTATGATGTCAGATTTGATGAGTCAACTAGATCCAGTTACGGTAAAACAAGCAGACATGGAGCTGCTGGAg CAGTTATACACAGTATGTAAAGAAATGCAAGACAGGATAGTGAAGATAGTCCCCAGACTCAGCGAGGAGAAGCTGATCGAAGAGTTATTAGCAACTAACGATGAAATGAACACCGCCTTCAATCGCTACCACAG GTTTGAACGACGAATAACAAACGGTCAGAACGCAGAGCAGAAG GGCCACACCTATGTCAACTTAACAGAGCTAGACTTGAAGactgacagccaatcagaggctgCTTCAGTTACCAATGACAGCTCAATGAGTTTTCCAAAATCTGACAGTTTGTCCAGTCAGATGGCAAAACTTA GTACAAGTGAATCAGATGACACTTtatcacagaaaataaatgtgtCAACTCAACAAAGACCAAG AGACGGGAGCGGAGTTGTGGTGGACGGTCTTGCTCAAGCTCGGGACAGCAAACTACAAAACACTGAACCT GATGGCAGTCCAGCTTCCACTCGCAGCTCTTCACCAAAGTTAGATTGGATGATTAAAAGGGGAATG atTCCTATCACCCAGTCCAGTGTAATGGATGATATTGAGAAATGGCTTGCTTTGGATGATGAG TATGATGACTTTGAGGACTCCGATGGTGTGACCAGTGAAG AGTTCGACAGGTTTCTGGCAGAGAGAGCGAAAGCGGCCGAGCGTCTGCCGTCCCTGAGAGCTTCCTCGCAAGACAACTCAGAGTCTTAA
- the tom1 gene encoding target of Myb1 membrane trafficking protein isoform X4: MEFLMGNPFSTPVGQRIERATSSSLPSEDWELNMEICDIINSSEEGPKDALRAIKKRIVGNKNFKEVMLTLTVLETCMKNCGYRFHILVTTRDFIEGFLVRSIIPRNNPPQILHDRVLGIIQAWADAFRSSPDLTGVVSVYEDLRRKGLEFPANQLEGYTPPEAPKKTLPGNGPAVTTLPAVLLSSKPLIPPQTSDLKLALEGNNALTHSQVKKLKAELGVVRSNLTMMSDLMSQLDPVTVKQADMELLEQLYTVCKEMQDRIVKIVPRLSEEKLIEELLATNDEMNTAFNRYHRFERRITNGQNAEQKGHTYVNLTELDLKTDSQSEAASVTNDSSMSFPKSDSLSSQMAKLSTSESDDTLSQKINVSTQQRPRDGSGVVVDGLAQARDSKLQNTEPDGSPASTRSSSPKLDWMIKRGMIPITQSSVMDDIEKWLALDDEYDDFEDSDGVTSEEFDRFLAERAKAAERLPSLRASSQDNSES, translated from the exons ATGGAGTTTTTAATGGGGAATCCGTTCAGCACGCCCGTGGGACAGCGCATCG AGCGTGCGACCAGCTCCAGCCTGCCATCTGAAGACTGGGAACTCAACATGGAAATCTGTGACATAATCAACAGCTCAGAGGAAGG GCCCAAAGATGCACTCAGAGCCATTAAAAAAAGGATTGTGGGGAATAAGAACTTCAAGGAGGTTATGCTAACGCTGACT GTCCTCGAGACCTGCATGAAGAACTGCGGCTACAGATTTCACATCCTGGTTACAACGCGCGATTTCATAGAAGGGTTTCTGGTGCGGTCGATTATCCCGAGGAACAACCCTCCACAAATCCTACATGACAGAGTGCTTGGCATCATACAG GCGTGGGCCGATGCATTCCGCAGCTCACCCGACCTGACGGGTGTAGTATCGGTCTACGAAGACCTGCGAAGGAAAGGACTCGAGTTCCCCGCCAATCAGCTGGAAGGTTACACACCACCCGAAGCCCCGAAAAAG ACTTTACCTGGCAATGGGCCTGCTGTTACTACTCTGCCTGCTGTACTCCTGTCTTCCAAACCGCTCATCCCACCTCAGACCTCTGATCTAAAACTGGCCCTTGAGGGAAACAATGCCTTGACTCACAGCCAG GTGAAGAAGCTAAAGGCAGAGCTAGGAGTGGTGCGCAGCAACCTGACTATGATGTCAGATTTGATGAGTCAACTAGATCCAGTTACGGTAAAACAAGCAGACATGGAGCTGCTGGAg CAGTTATACACAGTATGTAAAGAAATGCAAGACAGGATAGTGAAGATAGTCCCCAGACTCAGCGAGGAGAAGCTGATCGAAGAGTTATTAGCAACTAACGATGAAATGAACACCGCCTTCAATCGCTACCACAG GTTTGAACGACGAATAACAAACGGTCAGAACGCAGAGCAGAAG GGCCACACCTATGTCAACTTAACAGAGCTAGACTTGAAGactgacagccaatcagaggctgCTTCAGTTACCAATGACAGCTCAATGAGTTTTCCAAAATCTGACAGTTTGTCCAGTCAGATGGCAAAACTTA GTACAAGTGAATCAGATGACACTTtatcacagaaaataaatgtgtCAACTCAACAAAGACCAAG AGACGGGAGCGGAGTTGTGGTGGACGGTCTTGCTCAAGCTCGGGACAGCAAACTACAAAACACTGAACCT GATGGCAGTCCAGCTTCCACTCGCAGCTCTTCACCAAAGTTAGATTGGATGATTAAAAGGGGAATG atTCCTATCACCCAGTCCAGTGTAATGGATGATATTGAGAAATGGCTTGCTTTGGATGATGAG TATGATGACTTTGAGGACTCCGATGGTGTGACCAGTGAAG AGTTCGACAGGTTTCTGGCAGAGAGAGCGAAAGCGGCCGAGCGTCTGCCGTCCCTGAGAGCTTCCTCGCAAGACAACTCAGAGTCTTAA
- the tom1 gene encoding target of Myb1 membrane trafficking protein isoform X2: MEFLMGNPFSTPVGQRIERATSSSLPSEDWELNMEICDIINSSEEGPKDALRAIKKRIVGNKNFKEVMLTLTVLETCMKNCGYRFHILVTTRDFIEGFLVRSIIPRNNPPQILHDRVLGIIQAWADAFRSSPDLTGVVSVYEDLRRKGLEFPANQLEGYTPPEAPKKTLPGNGPAVTTLPAVLLSSKPLIPPQTSDLKLALEGNNALTHSQVKKLKAELGVVRSNLTMMSDLMSQLDPVTVKQADMELLEQLYTVCKEMQDRIVKIVPRLSEEKLIEELLATNDEMNTAFNRYHRFERRITNGQNAEQKGHTYVNLTELDLKTDSQSEAASVTNDSSMSFPKSDSLSSQMAKLSTSESDDTLSQKINVSTQQRPRDGSGVVVDGLAQARDSKLQNTEPIPITQSSVMDDIEKWLALDDEYDDFEDSDGVTSEEFDRFLAERAKAAERLPSLRASSQDNSES, encoded by the exons ATGGAGTTTTTAATGGGGAATCCGTTCAGCACGCCCGTGGGACAGCGCATCG AGCGTGCGACCAGCTCCAGCCTGCCATCTGAAGACTGGGAACTCAACATGGAAATCTGTGACATAATCAACAGCTCAGAGGAAGG GCCCAAAGATGCACTCAGAGCCATTAAAAAAAGGATTGTGGGGAATAAGAACTTCAAGGAGGTTATGCTAACGCTGACT GTCCTCGAGACCTGCATGAAGAACTGCGGCTACAGATTTCACATCCTGGTTACAACGCGCGATTTCATAGAAGGGTTTCTGGTGCGGTCGATTATCCCGAGGAACAACCCTCCACAAATCCTACATGACAGAGTGCTTGGCATCATACAG GCGTGGGCCGATGCATTCCGCAGCTCACCCGACCTGACGGGTGTAGTATCGGTCTACGAAGACCTGCGAAGGAAAGGACTCGAGTTCCCCGCCAATCAGCTGGAAGGTTACACACCACCCGAAGCCCCGAAAAAG ACTTTACCTGGCAATGGGCCTGCTGTTACTACTCTGCCTGCTGTACTCCTGTCTTCCAAACCGCTCATCCCACCTCAGACCTCTGATCTAAAACTGGCCCTTGAGGGAAACAATGCCTTGACTCACAGCCAG GTGAAGAAGCTAAAGGCAGAGCTAGGAGTGGTGCGCAGCAACCTGACTATGATGTCAGATTTGATGAGTCAACTAGATCCAGTTACGGTAAAACAAGCAGACATGGAGCTGCTGGAg CAGTTATACACAGTATGTAAAGAAATGCAAGACAGGATAGTGAAGATAGTCCCCAGACTCAGCGAGGAGAAGCTGATCGAAGAGTTATTAGCAACTAACGATGAAATGAACACCGCCTTCAATCGCTACCACAG GTTTGAACGACGAATAACAAACGGTCAGAACGCAGAGCAGAAG GGCCACACCTATGTCAACTTAACAGAGCTAGACTTGAAGactgacagccaatcagaggctgCTTCAGTTACCAATGACAGCTCAATGAGTTTTCCAAAATCTGACAGTTTGTCCAGTCAGATGGCAAAACTTA GTACAAGTGAATCAGATGACACTTtatcacagaaaataaatgtgtCAACTCAACAAAGACCAAG AGACGGGAGCGGAGTTGTGGTGGACGGTCTTGCTCAAGCTCGGGACAGCAAACTACAAAACACTGAACCT atTCCTATCACCCAGTCCAGTGTAATGGATGATATTGAGAAATGGCTTGCTTTGGATGATGAG TATGATGACTTTGAGGACTCCGATGGTGTGACCAGTGAAG AGTTCGACAGGTTTCTGGCAGAGAGAGCGAAAGCGGCCGAGCGTCTGCCGTCCCTGAGAGCTTCCTCGCAAGACAACTCAGAGTCTTAA
- the gcat gene encoding 2-amino-3-ketobutyrate coenzyme A ligase, mitochondrial, which produces MSLGKAARSLVSPLRGALRCSGLSRSYTAAAEARAVLEHELETIRAAGTWKSERIITSKQGPEISVDGSRGSILNFCANNYLGLSSHPEVVQAGIDALKTHGAGLSSVRFICGTQDLHKKLEQKLAEFHEREDCILYASCFDANAGLFEVLLGPDDAVLSDELNHASIIDGIRLCRAKRLRYKHMDLGDLETKLKEAQSSRMRLVVTDGVFSMDGDVAPLRGICDLAEQYGAMVFIDECHATGFLGPRGRGTDELLGVMDRVHIINSTLGKALGGAAGGYTVGPKPLIDLLRQRSRPYLFSNALPPPVVGSATRAVELLLASNEIAQSMTAKTMRFRNKMTQAGFTIAGSAHPICPVMLGDARLASLMADDMLKLGVYVIGFSYPVVPKGKARIRVQISAAHTDEDIDHCVDAFIQTGRKHGVIS; this is translated from the exons ATGTCTCTCGGAAAAGCTGCCCGCAGTTTGGTGAGCCCGCTCCGGGGGGCTCTGCGGTGTTCGGGCCTGAGCCGCAGCTACACCGCTGCCGCTGAAGCCCGGGCGGTGCTGGAACACGAGCTGGAGACGATCCGAGCCGCGGGGACGTGGAAATCGGAGAGGATCATCACCTCCAAGCAGGGTCCTGAGATCAGCGTGGACGGCAGTCGTGGCA GTATACTGAACTTCTGCGCCAACAACTACCTCGGGCTGTCCAGTCATCCAGAAGTGGTCCAGGCAGGAATCGATGCTCTGAAGACACACGGTGCTGGACTGAGCTCTGTCAGGTTCATCTGTGGGACGCAG GATCTCCACAAAAAGCTAGAGCAGAAGCTCGCTGAGTTCCACGAGAGAGAGGACTGCATCCTCTACGCCAGCTGTTTCGATGCCAATGCGGGACTTTTTGAG GTGCTGCTGGGCCCAGATGACGCAGTGCTCTCTGACGAGCTAAACCATGCCTCAATCATCGATGGCATTCGCCTGTGTCGAGCAAAGAGGCTGCGGTACAAACACATGGACCTCGGTGACCTGGAAACCAAACTCAAAGAAGCTCAG TCGTCTCGTATGCGTCTGGTAGTGACAGATGGGGTCTTCTCTATGGATGGAGATGTGGCTCCCTTGCGAGGGATTTGTGACCTGGCTGAGCAGTACGGAGCCATGGTGTTTATAGACGAATGTCACGCCACAGGTTTCCTAGGGCCTCGGGGAAG AGGAACTGATGAACTCCTTGGAGTGATGGATAGAGTTCATATTATTAACTCCACTCTTGGCAAAGCGCTGGGAGGAGCAGCAG gtGGTTACACAGTCGGCCCAAAGCCTCTCATTGACCTACTCAGGCAGCGCTCACGGCCCTACCTGTTCTCCAACGCGCTCCCCCCTCCTGTGGTGGGCAGTGCCACACGGGCTGTGGAACTGCTGCTTGCCTCCAACGAGATTGCCCAAAGCATGACGGCCAAAACGATGCG GTTCAGGAACAAGATGACGCAAGCCGGCTTCACCATTGCAGGCTCAGCTCACCCCATCTGCCCTGTGATGCTTGGCGATGCACGTTTGGCCTCTTTAATGGCTGACGATATGCTAAAACTTG GAGTGTATGTGATTGGATTCTCCTACCCAGTCGTACCAAAGGGAAAAGCCAGAATCCGTGTTCAGATTTCGGCAGCACACACGGACGAAGACATCGACCACTGTGTTGACGCTTTCATCCAGACTGGCAGGAAGCACGGCGTCATCTCATGA
- the mcm5 gene encoding DNA replication licensing factor MCM5, whose translation MSGFDDPGVYYSDSFGGGEGPGGDEGGQKRIQIKKRFREFLRQFRVGTDRTGFTYKYRDELKRHYTLGEYWLEVEMEDLASFDEDLSDCLYKLPTENLPLLEEAAKEVADEVTRPRPVGEEAVQDIQVTLKSDAHHASIRSLKSEQVSRLVKVHGIIISATAVKAKATKVCLQCRGCRAVIPNIPLPPGLQGYALPRKCNSESAGRVKCPVDPYFIIPDRCVCVDFQTLRLQESPDAVPHGEMPRHLQLYCDRYLCDRVVPGNRVTIMGIYSIKKMAAPKAKGKERGVGVGIRASYLRVVGIQMDTEGAGRGATGSVSPQEEEELRALAASPNVYNSLSQSIAPSIYGSDDVKKAITCLLFGGSRKRLPDGLTRRGDINLLMLGDPGTAKSQLLKFVERCSPIGVYTSGKGSSAAGLTASVLRDPSTRGFIMEGGAMVLADGGVVCIDEFDKMREDDRVAIHEAMEQQTISIAKAGITTTLNSRCSVLAAANSVYGRWDDTKGEDNIDFMPTILSRFDMIFIIKDQHDQQRDMTLARHVMNVHLSAQTQTEGVEGEITLTTFKKYIAYARTKCGPRLSAAAAEKLKNRYVVMRSGAREHERESDKRASIPITVRQLEAVVRIAESLAKMKLQAVAGEEEVDEALRLFQVSTLDAALSGSLSGAEGFTSQEDQEMISRIEKQLKRRFAIGSQVSEHSIIQDFTKQKYPEHAIYKVLHLMLRRGELQHRMQRKVLYRVK comes from the exons ATGTCTGGCTTTGACGACCCAGGAGTGTACTACAGTGACAGCTTCGGAGGTGGAGAGGGCCCCGGCGGGGACGAAGGTGGACAGAAGCGGATCCAGATCAAGAAGCGGTTCCGTGAGTTCTTGCGACAATTCAGAGTGGGGACCGACCGCACCGGCTTCACCTATAAATACAG AGATGAGCTGAAGCGACACTACACCTTGGGAGAGTACTGGCTGGAGGTGGAGATGGAGGACCTCGCCAGCTTCGATGAGGATCTGTCAGACTGTCTTTACAAGCTGCCGACTGAGAACCTGCCTCTG CTGGAGGAAGCCGCAAAGGAGGTGGCCGATGAGGTGACCCGTCCCCGGCCTGTCGGGGAAGAGGCTGTGCAGGACATCCAGGTCACGTTGAAGAGCGACGCTCATCACGCATCCATCCGCAGCCTCAAG TCTGAGCAGGTGTCTCGTCTGGTGAAGGTGCACGGCATCATCATCTCTGCCACGGCGGTCAAAGCCAAGGCCACCAAGGTGTGTCTGCAGTGTCGCGGCTGCCGCGCCGTCATCCCCAACATCCCCCTGCCTCCAGGGCTGCAGGGTTATGCCCTGCCGCGCAAGTGCAACTC TGAGAGTGCTGGCAGGGTAAAGTGTCCTGTGGACCCTTACTTCATCATCCCAGACCGCTGCGTTTGCGTCGACTTCCAGACACTTCGCCTGCAGGAGTCCCCGGATGCTGTACCGCACGGAGAGATGCCCCGTCACCTGCAGCTCTACTGCGACAG GTATCTGTGTGACCGCGTGGTCCCAGGAAACAGGGTGACCATCATGGGTATTTACTCCATCAAAAAGATGGCTGCACCAAAAGCCAAAGGCAAAGAGAGAGGGGTTGGCGTGGGTATTCGTGCGTCCTATCTGCGAGTGGTCGGTATCCAGATGGACACAGAAGGCGCAG gcCGTGGTGCCACTGGATCCGTCTCCccacaggaagaggaggaactgAGGGCACTGGCTGCTTCTCCTAACGTCTACAACTCTCTGTCACAGTCTATAGCGCCATCCATCTATGGCAGCGATGATGTGAAAAAGGCCATTACCTGTCTGCTGTTTGGAGGTTCAAGAAAGAG GCTGCCTGATGGTCTCACTCGTAGAGGTGACATCAACCTGCTGATGCTGGGTGATCCCGGCACAGCCAAGTCTCAGCTGCTGAAGTTTGTTGAGAGATGCTCGCCCATCGGG GTCTACACCTCCGGTAAGGGCAGCAGCGCGGCCGGTCTGACTGCCTCCGTGCTCAGGGACCCCAGCACCCGAGGATTCATCATGGAGGGGGGAGCCATGGTGCTGGCCGACGGCGGGGTCGTGTGCATCGACGAGTTTGACAAG ATGAGAGAGGATGACAGAGTGGCGATCCACGAGGCCATGGAGCAGCAGACCATCTCCATCGCTAAG GCTGGCATCACCACCACCCTGAACTCTCGCTGCTCTGTGCTGGCAGCAGCCAACTCCGTGTACGGCCGCTGGGACGACACAAAGGGCGAAGACAACATCGACTTCATGCCCACCATCCTGTCCCGTTTCGATATGATCTTCATCATCAAGGACCAGCACGACCAGCAGAGAGACATG ACGCTGGCTCGCCACGTGATGAACGTCCACCTCAGCGCGCAGACGCAGACCGAGGGTGTCGAGGGCGAGATCACGCTGACCACATTTAAGAAATACATCGCTTATGCAAGAAC TAAGTGTGGTCCTCGGCtgtctgctgcagctgctgagaaGCTAAAAAACAGATACGTGGTGATGAGGAGCGGAGCACGAGAGCACGAGAGGGAGAGCGACAAAAGAGCCTCCATCCCCATCACAGTCAg GCAGCTGGAGGCCGTCGTGCGCATCGCAGAGTCGCTGGCTAAGATGAAGCTGCAGGCAGTGGCTGGAGAAGAGGAGGTGGATGAGGCCCTGAGGCTCTTCCAGGTTTCCACGCTGGACGCTGCACTGTCTGGCAGCCTTTCAG GAGCGGAAGGCTTCACTTCTCAGGAGGACCAGGAAATGATCTCTCGCATCGAGAAGCAGCTGAAGAGACGCTTCGCCATCGGCTCGCAAGTGTCAGAGCACAGCATCATACAGGACTTCACCAAACAG AAATATCCAGAGCACGCCATCTACAAAGTCCTCCACCTGATGTTAAGGAGGGGGGAGCTTCAGCACCGCATGCAGAGAAAAGTGCTCTACAGAGTCAAGTAG
- the hmox1a gene encoding heme oxygenase 1a, whose amino-acid sequence MDTMKSARKNETGEVGSDLSEQIKAATKDNHVRAENTQLMLSYQKGEITLVQYKVLLCSLYEIYRALEDEMDRNASDPAVAPIYFPQELSRVESLERDLEHFFGSEWRKRVIVPAATQRYSQRLRQIGRENPELLVAHAYTRYLGDLSGGQVLGKITQKSLGLSSKEGLSFFHFPGVSSPNRFKQLYRSRMNSIELTEKEKAAVLEEAVQAFELNIQVFDDLQKMLSVATETADQHKDRSSAAVLPSSSIVQFTVGLCVALATIGVGMYAL is encoded by the exons ATGGACACGATGAAGAGTGCGAGAAAGAATGAGACAGGAGAAGTCGGCAG CGATTTATCAGAGCAGATTAAAGCAGCCACTAAGGACAACCACGTGAGGGCTGAAAACACACAGCTGATGCTGAGTTACCAAAAGGGAGAGATCACTCTGGTTCAGTATAAG GTCCTGCTGTGCTCCCTCTACGAGATCTACAGGGCTCTGGAAGATGAGATGGACAGGAATGCTTCCGATCCAGCCGTTGCACCAATTTACTTCCCTCAGGAGCTTTCCCGTGTGGAATCACTGGAAAGAGACCTGGAGCATTTCTTTGGATCAGAGTGGAGGAAAAGAGTGATCGTCCCTGCAGCCACACAGAGATACAGCCAGAGACTGCGACAG ATCGGCAGAGAGAACCCAGAGCTTCTAGTGGCCCACGCCTACACTCGCTACCTCGGTGATCTCTCAGGGGGACAAGTGCTGGGAAAGATTACCCAGAAATCTCTCGGTCTGAGCAGCAAAGAGGGGCTTTCCTTCTTCCACTTCCCCGGTGTGAGCAGCCCCAACCGTTTCAAGCAGCTGTACAGGAGCCGGATGAACAGCATCGAGCTGACGGAGAAGGAGAAGGCCGCGGTGCTGGAGGAGGCCGTGCAGGCCTTTGAGCTGAACATACAG GTTTTTGATGACTTGCAGAAAATGCTGAGTGTTGCAACAGAAACTGCGGACCAGCACAAAGACAGATCCTCAGCGGCCGTCCTCCCGTCGTCATCCATCGTACAGTTCACCGTGGGACTGTGTGTTGCGCTGGCCACTATTGGAGTGGGAATGTATGCTTTGTAG